In Oncorhynchus nerka isolate Pitt River linkage group LG26, Oner_Uvic_2.0, whole genome shotgun sequence, one DNA window encodes the following:
- the vasnb gene encoding LOW QUALITY PROTEIN: vasorin b (The sequence of the model RefSeq protein was modified relative to this genomic sequence to represent the inferred CDS: inserted 1 base in 1 codon): MKAFFLPPLTPFLLLLLLWLPGRTLASDCPQDCTCSTPESIFCFQRRSATMPQGVPEPTKNLYLFANGIETLAEEDFMGMESLEMLDLSQNKVTVLPDRVFEPLTSLRNLDLSANQITHLSEESFAGMALLERLYLYSNHIRTIHPAAFHGLEQLLELKLQGNQLTSLPALAMPRLLLLDLRFNTLPSLGSADLQMPNLESLKLAGLGLESLNEDLMASLGNLHELDISGNELSSFPLALREVQGLIYLSLAGNPMGPLKLEDLKNLSELQELDISNLSLQGLPDGFAQLFPHLTKLTVAENPFNCLCTLAWFPGWLRNQXVTLGRTEETRCHFPPLNAGKVLERLEHREFGCPTTTTVTASTVRTSTTMPPPVTTLPSTSPAIPAPGPSEEDTSTGTGSQPPPPVPASPSSSSQDPEVDFFCPSQTCLNGGTCRLDGQGHLECTCPRGFYGTYCENRHHSHPPPDQDHNDNNNYISAATVTADAPDISSRLVTSSSILLDLHRYIKVRPYIRGIRLTYRNLSGPDRRPMQLSVPASYPEYTLRGLRPNSTYTVCASPLGDLSGGDSVCTVAHTAAQQHTATGRQVEDKRLTTMLVPALAILLLLVLIAAAVGMVCYMRRKRAKGHLDLECEPAQLELEGVKAGSNIGGAMPQKQPEPAVVQNGGLEYEVLLIQDHCSPNNNMALTHKPSYF, encoded by the exons ATGAAGGCCTTCTTCCTCCCTCCGCTGAcgcccttcctccttctcctcttgcTCTGGCTCCCTGGCAGGACTCTGGCCAGCGACTGTCCCCAGGACTGCACCTGCTCCACCCCAGAATCCATCTTCTGTTTCCAGCGCCGCTCTGCCACAATGCCCCAAGGCGTCCCGGAACCCACCAAGAACCTCTACCTCTTCGCCAACGGCATCGAGACCCTGGCGGAGGAAGACTTTATGGGCATGGAGAGCCTGGAGATGCTGGATCTGAGTCAGAACAAAGTCACGGTACTGCCTGACCGGGTGTTTGAGCCTCTGACTTCCCTGAGGAACTTGGACCTCTCAGCCAACCAGATCACCCATCTGTCAGAGGAGAGCTTTGCGGGCATGGCCCTACTGGAGAGGCTGTACCTCTACAGCAACCACATCCGGACTATACACCCTGCCGCCTTCCACGGCCTGGAGCAGCTGCTGGAGCTCAAGCTGCAGGGAAACCAGCTCACCTCGCTCCCCGCCCTAGCCATGCCCAGACTGCTGCTGCTGGACCTCCGCTTCAACACCCTCCCATCCCTGGGGTCAGCCGACCTCCAGATGCCCAACCTGGAGTCTCTGAAGCTGGCCGGCCTGGGCCTCGAAAGCCTGAACGAGGACCTGATGGCCAGCCTGGGGAACCTCCACGAACTGGACATCTCTGGCAACGAGCTGAGCTCCTTCCCCCTGGCGCTGAGGGAGGTCCAGGGCCTGATCTACCTGAGCCTGGCCGGGAACCCCATGGGCCCACTGAAGCTGGAGGACCTGAAGAACCTGAGTGAGCTCCAGGAGTTGGACATCAGCAACCTGAGTCTGCAGGGCTTGCCTGACGGGTTCGCACAGCTTTTCCCTCACCTGACTAAGCTGACGGTGGCCGAGAACCCTTTCAACTGCCTGTGCACCCTGGCCTGGTTTCCCGGGTGGCTCAGGAACC GGGTGACTCTGGGCAGGACGGAGGAGACCCGCTGCCACTTCCCTCCCCTCAACGCTGGGAAGGTGCTGGAGAGGCTGGAGCACAGGGAGtttggctgccccaccaccactactgtcacCGCTAGCACAGTCAGAACCAGCACCACCATGCCCCCTCCAGTCACCACCCTGCCTAGCACCTCCCCAGCCATCCCTGCACCAGGGCCCAGTGAGGAGGACACCTCAACTGGGACAGGCAGCCAGCCCCCGCCCCCCGTCCCTGCctctcccagcagcagcagtcaaGACCCAGAGGTGGACTTCTTCTGCCCCTCCCAGACCTGCTTGAATGGGGGCACCTGTCGGCTGGACGGGCAAGGCCATCTGGAGTGCACCTGCCCTCGTGGCTTCTACGGCACCTATTGCGAGAACCGCCACCACTCCCACCCCCCTCCCGATCAGGACCACAATGACAACAACAATTACATTTCCGCTGCAACTGTCACCGCCGATGCCCCCGACATCAGCTCGCGCCTGGTGACCAGCTCCTCCATCCTGCTGGACCTGCACCGCTACATCAAGGTCCGGCCCTACATCCGCGGCATCCGTCTGACATACCGCAACCTGTCGGGGCCCGACCGGCGTCCCATGCAGCTCAGCGTGCCCGCTTCCTACCCAGAGTACACCCTGAGGGGGCTGCGGCCCAACTCCACCTACACAGTATGCGCCAGCCCGCTGGGCGACCTCAGCGGTGGGGACAGCGTCTGCACAGTGGCCCACACAGCGGCCCAGCAGCACACTGCCACAGGGAGGCAGGTGGAGGACAAGAGGCTGACCACCATGCTGGTGCCGGCTCTGGCCATCCTGCTGCTCCTAGTCCTGATTGCAGCCGCCGTGGGGATGGTGTGCTACATGAGGAGGAAACGGGCCAAGGGCCACCTGGATCTGGAGTGTGAGCCAGCCCAGCTGGAGCTGGAGGGAGTCAAGGCTGGTTCCAACATTGGAGGGGCGATGCCCCAAAAGCAGCCGGAGCCGGCTGTGGTTCAAAATGGCGGCCTGGAGTACGAGGTGCTGCTAATACAGGATCATTGCTCGCCGAACAACAACATGGCTCTCACTCATAAGCCCTCTTATTTCTGA